In Aegilops tauschii subsp. strangulata cultivar AL8/78 chromosome 3, Aet v6.0, whole genome shotgun sequence, one genomic interval encodes:
- the LOC109738398 gene encoding E3 ubiquitin-protein ligase SINA-like 3, translated as MQGAAVEGRSRASPDQGPADEESAKKARLDLPDAHVKQELADGGAIVAAAAPYSPREELAVRIDKRLLHCPLCTLPFKPPVFQCKAGHLACGCCVAQLPCGQCKACVDGGGFFDPCPALDAVVSSTRVECPNAGCPRYVTYHEVAEHQTTCPHAPCRCTEPGCGYVGAPQALAGHLHTVHSVPVRAVQYGKASQLRLPVSAPRLVLLGDDDNRVFLLSVGALGAGVTAVSVVCARASAATRPRFACKLWVNLEAANCGKEDMVLVDMHMRSSSSPGAVVAAGEPTFLTVPPMYLVPAAAASGDGAASMEVPLHIRIDKLSPWSDALV; from the exons ATGCAGGGCGCCGCCGTCGAGGGGAGGAGCAGGGCTTCGCCGGACCAGGGTCCGGCCGACGAGGAGAGCGCCAAGAAGGCGCGGCTGGACCTGCCCGACGCCCACGTGAAGCAAGAGCTCGCGGACGGAGGCGCCATCgtcgcggcggcggcgccgtaCAGCCCGAGAGAGGAGCTCGCCGTGAGGATCGACAAGCGCCTGCTCCACTGCCCGCTCTGCACCCTCCCCTTCAAGCCCCCCGTCTTCCAG TGCAAAGCGGGGCACCTGGCCTGCGGCTGCTGCGTCGCCCAGCTGCCCTGCGGCCAGTGCAAGGCGTGCGTGGACGGCGGCGGCTTCTTCGACCCCTGCCCCGCGCTGGACGCCGTGGTGTCCTCCACCAGGGTCGAGTGCCCCAACGCCGGCTGCCCGAGGTACGTCACCTACCACGAGGTCGCCGAGCACCAGACCACGTGCCCGCACGCGCCCTGCCGCTGCACGGAGCCGGGCTGCGGCTACGTCGGCGCGCCGCAGGCGCTCGCCGGCCACCTCCACACCGTCCACTCGGTGCCGGTGCGCGCCGTGCAGTACGGAAAGGCCAGCCAGCTCCGCCTGCCGGTGTCGGCGCCGCGGCTGGTGCTCCTCGGCGACGACGACAACCGCGTGTTCCTCCTGTCCGTGGGCGCGCTCGGCGCCGGCGTGACCGCCGTATCCGTGGTGTGCGCCAGGGCGAGCGCGGCGACGCGGCCCCGGTTCGCGTGCAAGTTGTGGGTCAACCTGGAGGCGGCCAACTGCGGCAAGGAGGACATGGTGCTGGTGGACATGCACATGAGGAGCAGCTCGTCGCCCGGCGCCGTGGTCGCCGCGGGCGAGCCCACGTTCCTGACGGTGCCACCGATGTACCTGGtgccagcagcagcagcatcaggGGATGGGGCTGCGTCCATGGAAGTTCCTCTGCACATCCGCATCGACAAGCTCTCCCCTTGGTCCGACGCATTGGTTTGA